The Halotia branconii CENA392 region TGTCTTTTCAGGAGAAGAAAATGAAAAAGATTGAAGCGATCGTTCCTGCTGACAATTTGGCTTTAGTTGAAACTGCTCTTGCCAATGCCGAAATTATAAATATGACAGTTTCAACAGTACGTACCTACAATCGCCAAATGAGGCAAGTTCAACGCTATCGCGGTGTAGAGTTCACCACGAATTTGATGTCTCAACTCAAGGTAGAAATTGTTGTAGAAAACAGTCAAGTAGACTTGCTAGTAGTAAAGATTACAGACGCAATTCGGACTCTTGAACTTGGTGAAGGCAAAATTTTCATTACTCCAGTCGAACAAGCCATTCGAGCATGTCCTACAGAAGTGTGAAACTACTAGACTGATAAGCACTAGTGGCCTGTCAACCCAAAAATGACAGGTGGAGGCAGGCAGGGCAAGCAGGGGGAGTAAAGAAGTAACTAACAATAATCCCGCCCAGCTTATTACTATGCAAAGTTCCCTTGGCGTAATACTAGTTTCATAACAAGAGGTAAATATCATGATACTTGAAAATAAGGTTGCTTTAGTCACTGGAGGAACAGCGGGAATTGGTCGAGCCACTGCGTTAGCGAAGCTTAACGAAGTTATCGCCTTTGGTGCTGCTGGAACCAAAGGCGATCGCAGGCAGGCGTGACGCAGAAGGAGAGAAGACCGCCAAGTTGATGGTGGATATACAGCAAGCTAATCTCCGATCTGCCCTTGCAGATATCTTTTTGCGATCGCAGTTCTAAATCGGTGGTTTCTAAGCGATTTACTGGATTGACAAGGAAAATGTTATGATTCAATACGATTACATTGTGATTGGTGCAGGTTCCGCAGGCTGTGTGGTTGCAAATCGTTTAAGCGAAGATCCCAACGTAAACGTGCTATTGCTCGAAGCAGGCAACCCGGATACAAAACCAGAGATTCAAGTCCCAGCCGATTCCTTTAAACTACTTGGCACAGAGGTGGACTGGGGTTATGTCTCTGAACCAGAACCGTACCTGAATCACCGCAAAATGCCTTGTTCTCATGGCAAAGTCTTAGGGGGCAGCAGTTCA contains the following coding sequences:
- a CDS encoding P-II family nitrogen regulator, with translation MKKIEAIVPADNLALVETALANAEIINMTVSTVRTYNRQMRQVQRYRGVEFTTNLMSQLKVEIVVENSQVDLLVVKITDAIRTLELGEGKIFITPVEQAIRACPTEV